From a region of the Triticum aestivum cultivar Chinese Spring chromosome 7D, IWGSC CS RefSeq v2.1, whole genome shotgun sequence genome:
- the LOC123168344 gene encoding bZIP transcription factor RISBZ5: MKKCASELEFEAFIRQHLAAAEAEAQRGRPGQGPDDSRYGEHGRGDGVFSPGGGLPGLCFGDSQNALELQESNAGHVWWSDGLRAPQHHAVPTPTQSQTPAVSASPRETISGNQALETESDSDSESLVEIGGGRCKRSGKSSDTRRIRRMVSNRESARRSRRRKHAQLTDLELQVEQLKSESATLFKQLTEANQQFTTAVTDNRILKSDVETLRIKVKMAEDMVARGAVSCGLGQQLGLAPFLNSRKM; the protein is encoded by the exons ATGAAGAAGTGCGCGTCGGAGCTGGAGTTCGAGGCCTTCATTCGGCAGCACCTCGCCGCCGCTgaggccgaggcccagcggggCAGGCCCGGCCAAGGACCGGACGACAGCAGGTACGGCGAGCACGGCCGGGGCGACGGCGTCTTCTCCCCCGGCGGTGGCCTGCCGGGCCTCTGCTTCGGCGACTCG CAGAACGCCCTGGAGCTGCAAGAGAGCAACGCCGGCCACGTGTGGTGGTCCGACGGCCTCCGTGCACCGCAGCATCACGCCGTCCCGACGCCAACCCAGTCGCAAACGCCCGCCGTCTCCG CTAGCCCGAGGGAAACAATCTCAGGGAACCAGGCTCTCGAAACCGAGTCAGACTCCGATAGCGAGTCGTTGGTCGAGATAGGGGGCGGCCGGTGCAAGCGGAGCGGCAAATCGTCAGATACAAGGCGAATAAGAAG GATGGTGTCCAACAGGGAGTCGGCCcggcggtcgaggaggaggaagcacGCACAATTAACTGACCTCGAGTTGCAG GTCGAGCAACTTAAAAGCGAAAGTGCAACCCTCTTCAAGCAACTGACAGAGGCCAACCAGCAGTTCACCACAGCGGTCACGGATAACAGGATCCTCAAATCAGATGTAGAGACCTTAAGAATCAAG GTAAAAATGGCAGAGGACATGGTGGCTAGAGGCGCAGTGTCATGCGGCCTAGGACAGCAGCTCGGATTGGCACCCTTTCTAAACTCCAGGAAGATGTGA